The DNA region CTCAGGAAGTTCTCATGGTCCTGCGAACTTATGATCTCGTCCTCCGGGCTGACATTATCCTCTGGGACGTCTATATGCTCCAGGTCGGAGTAGTCGATCGGCATCTTGTCTTTGTTGCGGCCGCGCACTTTGTCCTTGTCGAGGTGGTCGAAGGCCGTGTTGCGGGCTATAGTGAATATCCAAGTCGAGAACTTGTTGCTCGGCCTGTATGATTCCAGCTGCTTGAAGGCCTTCTCGAAGCTCTCCATACAGATATCCTCTACTTCCTCCTGTTCCTGGATGAAGCGTGAGATGTGGGCGAATACGCCCTTATGGTAACGTGCATAAATCGTGAAGAAAGCGGCCTCGGCCTCGGGGCCGCCACCTAACGCCATCTCCACAAGAGATCCGTCGTCATGATCAGTGAGCTTCAAGCCAGTTTTTGCCATAGTTACATTCTACAGTTAAAGGTATTGACAAGGTAATTACGTTCTCCATTTCCGCTACAACTATCCTGCCGAGTTCCTCGATTTCTTCCGGCACGGCATCGAAAAGAAGCTCATCATGGATCTGAAGTACCATCTTGCTCTTCAGGCCCGCCTCGCGGATGCGCTTGTCGACGCTTATCATCGCAAGCTTGATTATATCGGCTGACGTGCCCTGAATAGGAGCATTTACGGCATTCCTCTCGGCCAGAGCCCTTATGGTAGCGTTCTTCGCCGTTATGTCCGGAAGATACCTCCTGCGTCCGAAGACTGTCTCGACATACCCTTTTTCGCGGGCGTCCGCAATAGTCTTGTCGATGAAAGTCCGGATCGAAGGGAAGGCGGCGAAGTAATCGTCGATGATCTTCTTGGCTTCCGTCCTGGAGACATGCAGCCTCTGGGCGAGCCCGAAAGATGAGATCCCGTACATGATTCCGAAGTTGGCGGTCTTCGCGATGCGCCTCTGGTCGGATGTGACCTCCTCTACCGGTATGCCGAAAATCTTGGCCGCAGTGGCCTTATGGACATCCAGCCCTGCCTTGAATGAGCTTATCAGATGCTCGTCGCCGCAGAGATGGGCCATGATCCTGAGCTCGATCTGGGAGTAGTCGGCGGACATTATGATTCCGTCCGGAGTCGCCGGTATGAAGGCTTTCCTGATCTCCTTTCCCCTCTCCGTGCGGATCGGAATGTTCTGCAGGTTAGGGTTGGAGGAGCTGAGTCTTCCCGTCGCCGTCAGAGCCTGGTTGAAGGTCGTATGGACCCTTCCCGTAACCGGGGAGACGTAGGTCGGAAATGGCTCTATGTATGTAGAGAGCAGTTTCTTTACGGCTCTGAATTCAAGTATCTTGTCAATTATAGGGTGCCTGTCGGCAATGGCAGTAAGCGTCGTTTCGTCGGTGCTATAGCTACCGCTGGCCGATTTCTTCATCTTCGGGTCGAGTTTCAGCTTTTCGAAGAGCACGATGCCTATCTGCTTCGGGGAAGAAACGTTCAGCCCCGGCTCGTCGGCCAGTTTCCTGACCTGGGCTTCGAGGGCATCCATTTCGACTTTGAGTTCATCGGCAAACGTCCTGAGCTGTCCGAGGTCTATCTTCACGCCTGCCCTTTCCATGCGGGCGAGCACTGCTGCGAGAGGGGCTTCCATATCTTCATACAGGGCTCCTACGCCGGCCTCGTCCATGCCTGCGCGGACCACTTCTCCGAGTTTCAGCACTGCCGCGGCTTCGAGATTCCTGTCCGGTCCGTTTGCCGGGCTTTCTTCCGCGACGTCGAACAGGGAAACAGGAGCCTCTTCTACGGGTGCGGCTTCTTCGATATCGACGCCGAGATAGCTCTTGGCGAGGATTTCGACCTTATGGCTCTTCTCCGGATTGATGAGATAATGCATCAGCTCGATGTCATATAGCCGGCCTCCGAGCTTTATTCCGGCATTCTCCAGAAGATTCGACTGGAGCTTGAGATCATATCCGTATTTCACGGCTTCGCCCTCCAGTATCTTGCGAAAATCCTTCGCAGCGCCTGAAGCGACGACGATTCCGCCGTCTTTCTTCTCGGCGGCCACGATCACCCTGCGGATATCGGCGAATATGCCCGGTCCCTCCGGTTCGACTATCAGCGAAATCTTTTCCGGAGCCATCTTCACGAGCTCTTCCGCCCCCGTCTCGGAATAATCCAGGCGCTTGACCTCCGCCACTGCCTTGGCAGCGCGAGAGCTATGGGCTATATATTTTCTCAGCGAGTTGAATTCGTATTTTTCGAAAAGGTCGGCGATTTCAGGAGCATAATCCAGGTCCAGCCTCATCTCGTCGAGGCTTGTCTCTACCGGCACGTCGGTCTTTATTGTCACCAGGTCATGGCTCAGGCCGATATGTCCCCTGGCCTCCTCGAACTGCGTCTTCTGGCGGTCAGTAAGCTCGTCCAGATGGGCATAGATATTCTCGACGGTGCCATATTTTGCGATGAGCTTGCCGGCCCCGACTTCCCCGATGCCATGCACTCCGGGCACATTGTCGGCCGTATCTCCGCAGAGAGTCAGCATTTCGATCACCTGCTCAGGAGTCTTGATTCCGTATTTTTCACAGATTGCCTTGACATCGACGGTCTCGTCAGCCCCGCCGGCCTTTCCAGGCTTCACCTGGTACACATGCTCGGCGACCAGCTGGCCGTAATCTTTGTCCGGGGTGACCATATAGACGTCCGTCCCGGGTTTTCCGTAACTCTTCGCAACGGTTCCGATCACGTCGTCGGCCTCATATCCCGGAATCATCAAGGTCTTTATGTTCAAGGCTTTGCATATTTCCAGCAACGGTTCGAGGGCATCGATCACAAGCTGCGGAGTTTCGCTTCTGTTTGCCTTGTATTCGGGGTACATTTCGTTCCTGAAGGTGCCGCCGGGAGGATCGAACGCTATGGCCATATGGGTAGGCTTCTCTCTCTCGATGAGTTCGAGCACATATTTCGTGAAGCCATACAGGATTGACATGTCCATTCCCTTGGAATTGATCATAGGACGACGCAGGAATGCGTAGTACATCTTGAAGATTAGGTTGTGACCGTCAATCAGGTATAGTTTGTCTGCCATAGTTCTCCGGATTAAGGAACGAAATACAAATATAACATTTTTTTCAATTCCCTCCAGTCCCTCATCTTTGCCGCAGTCCTGCTGACCAGGGTTCCGGGGACGTGGCCCCCCTCGGCCACGGGAAGAGGGACGGGGCCCGCAAGATGCAAGTTATCGCGAAGCGATGACGCGGCAGATTGTGGGAGGGTACGGAGTGAGCGTCAGCGAAAGAAGTTCCCCGGGACCCTGCGTCAGCAGGACTGTAGCGGGATGTCTGCTGGCGGGAGAAGGACGGGACGGCTCCGTCAAGTTCGGAAAAGCTGCTTGGTCGCTGTCGCCGCCTAAACGGCTAACTTCTCCCTTTTACGATGGGCGAGCCATCGTAACGGTCGTCAAACACACGCCGTTCTTCACGGCGCCGACGGCCGCTCCCGCGCTCTCCGCTTTTCCTCAATTCCTCCGCCGCCTCCGCCCTTCTCCCGCCAGCAGAAAGGCCCGACTCGAATCAGCCAGACGAAAAAGGATGGCCGAAGAGGGCCATCCTTTGGAATAACAAATACCTACATGAATGAAGATGCTATCTGCGAGCAGAAAGTTTCTCTCTAATTGAAGCCATACGCGATTCCGTAAGAGGATAGAACAGCAGGCAGAGGGCACCGAGAAGGGCGCCGATTGCCGGGATATAGCTCATCAGGCCACGGATGGCAGCAAGAGTCTGAGGCGCCTGGACTGCAGCATCCTTGTCATATGCGAAGATTGCAAGAATCTGCATCAGCAAGAAAGCGCCGAGGGCCCCGCCGAACTTCTGAGCCATAGAAGAAGACGAGAAAATAAGTCCGGTAGAAGCCGAGCCGTTCTTCTCCTCCGAATAATCGGCGACATCGGCAAACATCGACCACAGCAGAGGAGACTGGACACCAAAAGCAATGCATATAAGCACCTGCAGCACCAGAAGTCCCCAGAAACCGGCAGGAGTCTCAGGCAGGAAGAATATCGCCACACTCAGCACAGAAACCGTCAGAAGCACAGAGATAAAAGTCGCCTTCTTGCCGATACGCTCCGAAAGCGGCACAGTAAACAGCACCCCGACCATCTGCGCCACCTCGCCAATGAAAAGATAGACAGCGCAAGTCAGGAACACGCTCGTGCCGAGGATATTCGAGAAATAATATGCAGCGGCTCCGCCTCGGATCGAATTGAACAGCAATATACCGATACCTGCGCCAAGAAGCAGCCACCAAGGCCTGTTACGGCCTAGAGCCTTGAGATCCTCTGCGATAGAAGAGCCTCCCTCGGAAACCGCCTTATGTTCAGTCCCCACCCGCTCCCTAGTCATAAGGAAGCAAAGCAGAAACAGCACGAAACAGCACAGAGAAACGATGCCGACGACAAGAGTCCACTGTCCGGGAGCAGCATCGCCGACTCCGCGCACCACCCTCTCGCTACCGTCCGGCATAACACGCACGGTACCGGAAATCAGCTTCTCGAACACGCCGAATATCCCCATGGCGATGAAACTGCCGATATACGCAAAGAACATCCTGTAAGACGAGAAAACCGATTTCTCACGGCTGTCCGGAGTGACGACTCCCAGCATGGCCCCGTAAGGCACGTTGATAGCCGTATAGACAGTCATCATGAGGATATACATCACATACGCATATACATGCTTCAGGCCATAGCTGGCATCAGGAGTATAGAAAGACAGAAGGCCTATAAGCGAGAACGGCAGAGCCACCCAGAGAAGATACGGACGATACTTTCCCCATCTGGATCGGGTCCTGTCGGCGATGATTCCCATGACAGGGTCCGATATTGCATCATACAGTTTTGTGATAAGAAGCAGGAAAGCCGCATGCTGAGGCTTAAGCCCGAACACATCCGAATAGAAGATCGGCAGATAATACGAAAAAATCTTCCAGAACATCGAAGACGACATGTCTCCGAAGCCATATCCGATCTTTTCCTTCAATGTCGGCTTAGCCGGTGCAGTAATGATATCCATCTGAAACCTGATTATTAGTCCTACATAGATAGCGAAAGATTCTTGTCTATAAGCGCGTTCAGACGTCGTACTGAAGCAGAAGTGGTAAACAGATCCGGCTCAGTATTCATACAGTAATCCACGAGTCTGTCGACGGTAGAAGTCGCCACATGGAGACGCGTATCGCAGGAAGCATAATATATAAAGACCTTTCCGTCCTCATCGGCAATCCATCCGTTAGAGAACAGGACGTTCATGACGTCACCCACATACTCCTCCCCTTCCGGGACCATGAAGAAACCGGCAGGTTCGGCAATCACTTTCGAAGGATCCTCCAGCGAAGTCATGTACATATAAAGCACATAACGCAGGCCGGAAGCGCAGCCCCTGACGCCATGGGCCAGATGCAGCCAGCCCCTGTCAGTCTTGATAGGAGCAGGACCTTCGCCATTCTTGGTCTCCTTGATAGTATGGTATCTCCTGCAGTTGATTATCTTCTCGGAAGTGACCACGGCATTCTCCATGCTGTCCACCAGGGCCCAGCCGATACCGCCGCCGTTTCCGGCATCTATGAATCCATCCTGAGGGCGGGTGTAAAGAGCATATTTCCCATTCACGAACTCAGGATGAAGAACGACATTGCGCTGCTGAGAATCAGAAACCAGATCCGGCAGTCTTTCCCAATTGACCAGATCCTTGGTACGGGCGATTCCCGCAGCTGCGACGGCAGACGAAAGATCGCCTTCCGGAGCATCCGGATCCTTACGCTCGACGCAGAATATACCATAGATCCACCCGTCTTCATGGGCAGTAAGTCTCATGTCATATACATTCGTGGCAGGTTCGCCATAATCAGGCATAGTCACGGGGTGGTCCCAGAACCGGAAATTGTCGATTCCGTTCGGGCTCTCGGCGATAGCGAAGAATGATTTGCGGTCAGCACCTTCGACACGGGCGCAGACGACATATTTGTCCTTCCACTTTATAGCTCCAGCATTGAATGCGGCATGGATGCCGAATCTCTCCTCCAGGAAAGGATTGGATTTCCTGTCCAGATCATATCTCCAGAACAAAGGGGCATGGTCACCGGTAAGAACAGGGTTCTCATATCTCTCAAACACACCATTGCCGTATATAGGCGAGTTTTTCTTAGCAATAAGTTCCTGGTGGCGTGCTTCCAGCCACGCCAGACGTTCTTCAAAACTCATATTCTCCATATATTGTTATTTATTGTTTTAAGCTTACATATCCCCGGTCAGGTAGGGAATGACGGACTAAGGCCGGAACGACGACAGGAGAGAGATCTCCGGCAGCGAAGCGAATTCCCCGAAGTCGCCCTCATTCCCAGGATACGGCGCATAAAAATGCGTCTCCCTGTCCCATGCATTTCTCCACGTCAGCACATAGACAATCGGAAAATCCTTTACCGCAGGATAAAGCACCGAAGTCCACCAGCTCTTGTCCGGGAGGCCCTCCATTCCGGTTTCGGAAAGAGTCATCAGCTTTCCGTGGGCCGAAGCAAGAGACTTGACGATGGAAAGGCCAAGATCCAGCTGCCCGGCATAACGCTTTCCGGCATCTTCCAGACTCTCGCCCTCCATGACAGTCTCATAATGGTCATACCCCAGGATATCGACGACATCATCACCCGGATAACGGGACATATACTGCTCCGCCGTAATCCCGGAATTCGGAGAATAACACATTATGATATTGTCCAGTCCCCTGTCATTTCTCAGATACTCGACCGTCCTCCTGAAAAGGGCGATATACTCATCCGCAGTACAAAGGGCTCCGCCCCACCAGAACCAGCTGCCGATATTCTCATGCCACGGCCTGAAAATGACCGGTATCAGATTACCCTTATCGTCACGGAGCGAGTCCATGAAATCGCCCAGCCTCTCCAGCCAGACTCCGAACATCTCCGCCTTCTCCCCTCCTTCGAGGACAGAAGTCACTGCCTTGTCGGAACTGATATCCCAGGCATCACCGCCTGTATAAGGATTGTGCGGGTGCCATGAGAACGTCACGATTCCTCCCCTTCCGGCATGCTCTACAGCAGCCCGGCGCATCAGCAGGAACGGGACTTTGTCAATGCTCCAGTCCCATCCCAGTTCCAGACCGCCGAGTTCGAATCCCACGACAGCCGGATAATCTCCGGCGACAGCCTTGACATCCGAACGGTTCAACGCATCTGTCGCTGCGGAATCAGGATCCACACACCATGAATGGCCATAAACGAGGTCATCCTGATGGCCATAAA from Bacteroidales bacterium WCE2008 includes:
- a CDS encoding glycoside/pentoside/hexuronide:cation symporter, GPH family, whose product is MDIITAPAKPTLKEKIGYGFGDMSSSMFWKIFSYYLPIFYSDVFGLKPQHAAFLLLITKLYDAISDPVMGIIADRTRSRWGKYRPYLLWVALPFSLIGLLSFYTPDASYGLKHVYAYVMYILMMTVYTAINVPYGAMLGVVTPDSREKSVFSSYRMFFAYIGSFIAMGIFGVFEKLISGTVRVMPDGSERVVRGVGDAAPGQWTLVVGIVSLCCFVLFLLCFLMTRERVGTEHKAVSEGGSSIAEDLKALGRNRPWWLLLGAGIGILLFNSIRGGAAAYYFSNILGTSVFLTCAVYLFIGEVAQMVGVLFTVPLSERIGKKATFISVLLTVSVLSVAIFFLPETPAGFWGLLVLQVLICIAFGVQSPLLWSMFADVADYSEEKNGSASTGLIFSSSSMAQKFGGALGAFLLMQILAIFAYDKDAAVQAPQTLAAIRGLMSYIPAIGALLGALCLLFYPLTESRMASIREKLSARR
- a CDS encoding mannan endo-1,4-beta-mannosidase: MNLILKLSIILSLVVAVSGCGRNKEAAGTAFNEETRIMMDRMAASVKAGKILYGHQDDLVYGHSWCVDPDSAATDALNRSDVKAVAGDYPAVVGFELGGLELGWDWSIDKVPFLLMRRAAVEHAGRGGIVTFSWHPHNPYTGGDAWDISSDKAVTSVLEGGEKAEMFGVWLERLGDFMDSLRDDKGNLIPVIFRPWHENIGSWFWWGGALCTADEYIALFRRTVEYLRNDRGLDNIIMCYSPNSGITAEQYMSRYPGDDVVDILGYDHYETVMEGESLEDAGKRYAGQLDLGLSIVKSLASAHGKLMTLSETGMEGLPDKSWWTSVLYPAVKDFPIVYVLTWRNAWDRETHFYAPYPGNEGDFGEFASLPEISLLSSFRP
- a CDS encoding 4-O-beta-D-mannosyl-D-glucose phosphorylase yields the protein MENMSFEERLAWLEARHQELIAKKNSPIYGNGVFERYENPVLTGDHAPLFWRYDLDRKSNPFLEERFGIHAAFNAGAIKWKDKYVVCARVEGADRKSFFAIAESPNGIDNFRFWDHPVTMPDYGEPATNVYDMRLTAHEDGWIYGIFCVERKDPDAPEGDLSSAVAAAGIARTKDLVNWERLPDLVSDSQQRNVVLHPEFVNGKYALYTRPQDGFIDAGNGGGIGWALVDSMENAVVTSEKIINCRRYHTIKETKNGEGPAPIKTDRGWLHLAHGVRGCASGLRYVLYMYMTSLEDPSKVIAEPAGFFMVPEGEEYVGDVMNVLFSNGWIADEDGKVFIYYASCDTRLHVATSTVDRLVDYCMNTEPDLFTTSASVRRLNALIDKNLSLSM
- a CDS encoding DNA polymerase I — translated: MADKLYLIDGHNLIFKMYYAFLRRPMINSKGMDMSILYGFTKYVLELIEREKPTHMAIAFDPPGGTFRNEMYPEYKANRSETPQLVIDALEPLLEICKALNIKTLMIPGYEADDVIGTVAKSYGKPGTDVYMVTPDKDYGQLVAEHVYQVKPGKAGGADETVDVKAICEKYGIKTPEQVIEMLTLCGDTADNVPGVHGIGEVGAGKLIAKYGTVENIYAHLDELTDRQKTQFEEARGHIGLSHDLVTIKTDVPVETSLDEMRLDLDYAPEIADLFEKYEFNSLRKYIAHSSRAAKAVAEVKRLDYSETGAEELVKMAPEKISLIVEPEGPGIFADIRRVIVAAEKKDGGIVVASGAAKDFRKILEGEAVKYGYDLKLQSNLLENAGIKLGGRLYDIELMHYLINPEKSHKVEILAKSYLGVDIEEAAPVEEAPVSLFDVAEESPANGPDRNLEAAAVLKLGEVVRAGMDEAGVGALYEDMEAPLAAVLARMERAGVKIDLGQLRTFADELKVEMDALEAQVRKLADEPGLNVSSPKQIGIVLFEKLKLDPKMKKSASGSYSTDETTLTAIADRHPIIDKILEFRAVKKLLSTYIEPFPTYVSPVTGRVHTTFNQALTATGRLSSSNPNLQNIPIRTERGKEIRKAFIPATPDGIIMSADYSQIELRIMAHLCGDEHLISSFKAGLDVHKATAAKIFGIPVEEVTSDQRRIAKTANFGIMYGISSFGLAQRLHVSRTEAKKIIDDYFAAFPSIRTFIDKTIADAREKGYVETVFGRRRYLPDITAKNATIRALAERNAVNAPIQGTSADIIKLAMISVDKRIREAGLKSKMVLQIHDELLFDAVPEEIEELGRIVVAEMENVITLSIPLTVECNYGKNWLEAH
- a CDS encoding RNA polymerase, sigma subunit, SigW → MAKTGLKLTDHDDGSLVEMALGGGPEAEAAFFTIYARYHKGVFAHISRFIQEQEEVEDICMESFEKAFKQLESYRPSNKFSTWIFTIARNTAFDHLDKDKVRGRNKDKMPIDYSDLEHIDVPEDNVSPEDEIISSQDHENFLSCVQGLPDLYREVASMCFVDNLGYKEISEKAGLPINTVKTRISRAKGLIVQMMLDMEEE